In Falco cherrug isolate bFalChe1 chromosome 5, bFalChe1.pri, whole genome shotgun sequence, one DNA window encodes the following:
- the ZYX gene encoding LOW QUALITY PROTEIN: zyxin (The sequence of the model RefSeq protein was modified relative to this genomic sequence to represent the inferred CDS: deleted 1 base in 1 codon) yields MGAGVPWVTAGELFAVMPSGPQTSRVFCWLRVRNYPNLLLFSFFPIELPLPPPPPPGEEASFSSNCAFPPPPPPFEEPFPPAPEEVFPSPPPPPPPMFDEGPVSKVPTPQVRGKMSSIDLEIDSLSVMLDNMEKNDPFKSRIPAGSTGSLEKPSAPKAHVEIPSAPRDTPHPIPSRFTPKPSGSLSFKPPGVDLTPNPTPWAAPQQRKEPLAPVPPPPSLPPAQPSLKFTPPSVAGSPKPGSKSGASVPVAPSNPARHPTSIQTHFTVPPSSGLSSRPQPPNFTYAQQRERPQVQEKPHPTEQPAATKDKHRPTGSGADPPRGNSCLTMKEVEELEMLTQKLMKDMEHPPSAESAISELCGFCRKPLSRTQPAVRALDCLFHVECFTCFKCEKQLQGQQFYNVDEKPFCEDCYAGTLEKCSVCKQTITDRMLKATGNSYHPQCFTCVMCHTPLEGASFIVDQANQPHCVDDYHRKYAPRCSVCSEPIMPEPGKDETVRVVALEKNFHMKCYKCEDCGKPLSIEADENGCFPLDGHVLCIKCHTIRAKTTR; encoded by the exons ATGGGTGCTGGGGTCCCCTGGGTGACTGCTGGGGAGCTGTTTGCTGTAATGCCTTCAGGACCACAAACCTCCCGGGTTTTTTGCTGGCTAAGAGTAAGAAATTATCCAAACTTGCTTTTATTCTCATTCTTCCCCATAGAGCTGCcgctgccacctcctcccccgCCTGGAGAGGAGGCAAGTTTCTCCTCAAACTGTgcttttcccccacccccaccacccttTGAAGAGCCTTTTCCACCAGCCCCAgaagaagtttttccttctccacctcctcctcctccaccgATGTTTGATGAAGGACCTGTGAGCAAGGTGCCTACCCCACAG GTACGTGGCAAGATGAGCAGCATTGATCTTGAGATTGACTCACTGTCCGTAATGTTGGATAACATGGAGAAGAATGATCCCTTCAAATCCCGG ATACCTGCAGGGTCCACAGGTTCTCTGGAGAAACCATCGGCCCCAAAAGCCCATGTGGAAATACCATCTGCACCCAGAGATACTCCTCATCCCATTCCTTCCAGGTTCACTCCAAAGCCAAGTGGAAGCTTATCTTTCAAGCCCCCTGGAGTGGATCTGACCCCCAACCCAACGCCatgggcagccccacagcaacGCAAGGAGCCCTTAGCACCAGTCCCTccacccccttccctccctcctgctcagccTTCCCTTAAATTCACCCCACCCTCTGTTGCTGGCTCTCCCAAGCCTGGGTCCAAGTCAGGTGCCAGTGTCCCTGTGGCTCCCTCAAACCCTGCCAGGCACCCTACC TCCATTCAGACCCACTTCACAGTCCCTCCATCTTCAGGGCTCTCCTCTCGGCCACAGCCTCCCAATTTCACCTATGCCCAGCAGAGGGAGAGACCCCAAGTCCAGGAGAAGCCACATCCAACAGAGCAACCTGCTGCCACCAAGGACAAG caTAGACCCACAGGCTCCGGTGCAGATCCACCTAGGGGAAATTCCTGTCTGACCATGAAGGAGGTAGAAGAGCTGGAGATGTTGACCCAGAAACTAATGAAGGATATGGAGCATCCACCCTCAGCGGAGTCTGCTATTTCTG AGCTCTGTGGCTTCTGCAGGAAGCCCCTGTCAAGAACCCAGCCAGCTGTGAGGGCCCTGGACTGTCTTTTCCATGTGGAATGCTTCACCTGCTTCAAAtgtgagaagcagctgcaggggcagcagtTCTACAATGTGGATGAGAAGCCCTTCTGTGAGGACTGCTATGCT GGGACCTTGGAAAAGTGCAGTGTCTGCAAACAGACCATCACAGACCGGATGCTGAAGGCCACCGGTAACTCGTACCATCCCCAATGCTTCACCTGTGTGATGTGCCATACCCCTCTTGAGGGGGCCTCTTTTATCGTGGACCAGGCCAACCAGCCTCACTGTGTGGACGACTACCACAG GAAGTATGCTCCGCGCTGCTCGGTCTGCAGCGAGCCTATCATGCCAGAGCCTGGAAAGGATGAGACGGTGCGTGTGGTGGCATTGGAGAAGAATTTCCACATGAAATGTTACAAGTGTGAG GACTGTGGGAAACCCTTGTCCATTGAAGCAGATGAGAATGGGTGCTTTCCACTGGATGGGCACGTGCTGTGCATCAAATGTCACACCATTCGTGCCAAAACGACACGCTGA